One Candidatus Marsarchaeota archaeon DNA segment encodes these proteins:
- a CDS encoding iron-sulfur cluster assembly protein, producing the protein MSTINEVVEALKQCKDPELDANIVDLGLIYGITMKEGGVKVTMTMTSAMCPVTSLILADAQLRLEAVPGIGKVELELVWDPMWSPDMMSDEIKYRN; encoded by the coding sequence ATGTCGACAATCAACGAGGTCGTAGAGGCGCTGAAGCAGTGCAAGGACCCGGAGCTTGATGCTAACATCGTAGACCTGGGCCTGATCTACGGCATAACGATGAAGGAGGGTGGCGTGAAGGTCACTATGACGATGACTTCGGCGATGTGCCCCGTAACGTCGCTCATACTCGCTGATGCGCAGCTGAGGCTCGAGGCCGTTCCGGGCATAGGCAAGGTGGAGCTGGAGCTCGTCTGGGACCCGATGTGGAGCCCTGACATGATGAGCGACGAGATAAAGTACAGGAACTGA
- a CDS encoding translation initiation factor IF-2 subunit gamma, translating to MEGFKQSVLNIGTLGHIDHGKTSLVRALTNVWTDRHSESLKRNMTIKLGYADTIIRRCERCRGPEAYTIGDKCTECGGEARPVMRISILDAPGHETLMATAIAGANIINAILFVIAANEPCPMQQTREHLMVINLLGIKDTIIVQSKVDIVGKEAAVAHYRQIKDFIKGSVIENAPIIPVMTNQGINVDVLLEMITKLPVPKHDPNADPFMYIARSFDVNRPGAKVGSLKGGVMGGTLVRGMLKTGDEVEIRPGLKSTAHKRETYKPIITKIDAISNGTDELTDAGPGGLIGLSTEMDPSITKADGLVGNVVGRKGKLPDVVNSMSMSYTTLNRKDIPERSFADNEPVILSVGTLTVVGYVVQAKKSVLKLELRHPVCAEKGIKIAVMRSVAQRWRLTGYGVMA from the coding sequence ATGGAAGGTTTCAAGCAGAGCGTGCTCAACATAGGCACGCTCGGGCACATAGACCATGGAAAGACGTCGCTTGTGAGGGCGCTGACCAACGTCTGGACCGACAGGCATAGCGAGAGCCTGAAGCGCAACATGACGATAAAACTCGGCTATGCAGATACGATAATAAGGAGATGCGAGAGGTGCAGGGGCCCAGAGGCGTACACGATAGGCGATAAATGCACGGAATGCGGCGGCGAGGCCAGGCCGGTCATGCGCATATCCATACTCGACGCGCCGGGCCATGAGACGCTCATGGCTACAGCGATAGCAGGCGCCAACATAATAAATGCGATACTGTTCGTGATAGCCGCTAACGAGCCGTGCCCGATGCAGCAGACGCGCGAGCACCTGATGGTAATAAACCTGCTTGGCATAAAGGACACGATAATAGTACAGAGCAAGGTCGACATAGTTGGCAAGGAGGCGGCAGTAGCGCACTACAGGCAGATAAAGGACTTCATCAAGGGCAGCGTGATAGAGAATGCGCCGATAATACCTGTGATGACCAACCAAGGCATAAATGTCGACGTGCTGCTGGAGATGATAACCAAGCTGCCTGTGCCGAAGCATGACCCCAACGCTGATCCATTCATGTACATAGCGAGGTCTTTCGACGTCAACAGGCCGGGGGCAAAGGTTGGCTCGCTCAAGGGAGGGGTTATGGGCGGCACACTAGTCAGGGGCATGCTGAAGACCGGCGACGAGGTGGAGATAAGGCCGGGCCTGAAGAGCACCGCGCACAAGCGCGAGACCTACAAGCCCATAATAACCAAAATAGACGCCATAAGCAACGGCACTGATGAGCTGACCGATGCGGGACCTGGCGGCCTGATAGGCCTCTCTACCGAGATGGATCCCTCTATAACGAAGGCTGACGGGCTTGTCGGCAACGTTGTGGGGCGCAAAGGTAAGCTGCCTGACGTGGTAAATTCAATGAGCATGAGCTACACAACGCTGAACAGGAAGGACATACCAGAGAGGAGCTTCGCAGACAACGAACCAGTCATACTCAGCGTTGGCACGCTGACTGTAGTCGGCTACGTGGTGCAGGCGAAGAAGAGCGTGCTGAAGCTCGAGCTTCGCCACCCGGTATGTGCAGAGAAGGGGATAAAGATAGCCGTGATGAGGAGCGTGGCGCAGAGATGGCGCCTGACAGGCTACGGCGTCATGGCGTGA
- the aspS gene encoding aspartate--tRNA(Asn) ligase, whose translation MMRTNFIGELDSGMDGKEVTLAGWVHEVRELGKMTFLLLRDSTGIAQVIAKKGEADEALIKRMSLPKESVIVVKGIVRANKEARAGFEIVPSSIENVNPLSAGIPFEVTGKVPVELDVRLNNRHIDLRRIHTSSIFRIESTILSAFRKTFMEKGFTEIRTPSIVAEATEGGTELFPVQYFESKAYLAQSPQLYKQLAIIGGLDRVFIVTPVFRAEKSNDVYHLNESTQMDIEVSFANHDDVIAMLSETVVNIVKTVIAENKRDLDGLGVKLQVPKPVVITYTDAVDKLNSAGHMIKLGDDFTREHEKAISELFGEAVIVKEYPTALRAFYSMPNDSNPELSNSFDLIYKGLEVCSGAQRIHLPEMLISSIKRKGLDPKGFDFYINAFRCGAPPHAGWSIGLERIAMQITGSHNIREASMFPRDRKRLTP comes from the coding sequence ATGATGCGCACAAACTTCATAGGCGAACTCGACAGCGGCATGGACGGCAAGGAGGTTACGCTTGCCGGCTGGGTCCACGAGGTGCGCGAGCTCGGCAAGATGACATTCCTTTTGCTCAGGGATAGCACAGGCATAGCGCAGGTCATAGCCAAGAAGGGCGAGGCCGACGAAGCCCTCATCAAGCGCATGTCCCTACCGAAGGAGAGCGTCATAGTTGTCAAGGGGATAGTGCGCGCGAACAAGGAGGCGCGCGCGGGCTTCGAGATAGTGCCGAGCAGCATAGAGAACGTCAACCCGCTATCGGCAGGCATACCTTTCGAAGTAACAGGCAAGGTGCCCGTAGAGCTCGACGTGCGCCTGAACAACAGGCACATAGACCTAAGGCGCATACATACTTCCTCGATATTCAGGATAGAGTCGACAATACTGTCGGCGTTCAGGAAGACCTTCATGGAGAAAGGCTTCACCGAGATCCGCACCCCGTCAATAGTGGCAGAGGCGACAGAAGGCGGCACCGAGCTCTTCCCTGTGCAGTATTTCGAGAGCAAGGCCTATCTGGCGCAATCGCCCCAACTGTACAAGCAGCTTGCAATAATCGGAGGCCTCGACCGCGTGTTTATAGTGACGCCAGTGTTCAGGGCAGAGAAATCGAACGACGTATACCACCTCAACGAGTCTACGCAGATGGATATAGAGGTGAGCTTCGCAAACCATGACGACGTGATAGCAATGCTAAGCGAAACAGTCGTCAATATCGTGAAGACTGTCATTGCAGAGAACAAGAGGGATCTGGACGGACTTGGCGTGAAGTTGCAGGTGCCAAAACCAGTGGTAATTACGTATACTGATGCTGTCGACAAGCTGAACTCTGCTGGTCACATGATAAAGCTTGGTGATGACTTCACACGAGAGCATGAGAAAGCTATAAGCGAGCTGTTCGGTGAGGCAGTCATAGTTAAGGAGTATCCCACAGCGCTGCGCGCCTTCTACTCGATGCCCAACGACAGTAATCCCGAGCTCTCGAACAGCTTCGACCTGATATACAAGGGCCTTGAGGTGTGCAGCGGCGCGCAGAGGATCCACCTGCCGGAGATGCTTATATCATCGATAAAGCGCAAGGGCCTAGACCCGAAGGGCTTCGATTTCTACATAAACGCGTTCAGGTGCGGTGCGCCGCCCCACGCAGGCTGGAGCATAGGGCTCGAGCGCATTGCGATGCAGATAACCGGCTCGCACAACATACGCGAGGCTTCAATGTTTCCGAGGGACAGGAAGAGGCTCACGCCATGA
- the albA gene encoding DNA-binding protein Alba, giving the protein MDENTQIAGTQQKENIVYIGKKPTMNYVLAVVTQFNSGVPTVTIKARGNAISRAVDVKEIVMNKFMPNVKERGITTSSEELTNEDGTRSKVSAIQIVLAK; this is encoded by the coding sequence ATGGACGAAAACACACAAATCGCAGGGACGCAGCAGAAGGAGAATATAGTGTATATAGGAAAGAAGCCCACCATGAACTACGTGCTTGCGGTGGTGACGCAGTTCAACAGCGGCGTGCCAACTGTGACAATAAAGGCGCGCGGTAATGCCATATCGAGGGCTGTCGACGTGAAGGAGATAGTGATGAACAAGTTCATGCCCAACGTAAAGGAGCGCGGCATAACCACCTCGTCCGAAGAGCTTACGAACGAGGACGGCACGAGGTCGAAGGTCAGCGCCATACAGATAGTCTTGGCTAAGTGA
- a CDS encoding CDC48 family AAA ATPase gives MVNGIELTVAGALVTDDGRGIARIDSKARKLLGVISGDIVEIKGKRRSTAAVVWQAHQQDEGLDFIRIDGYIRQNVGVGIGDKTFVTKATVNDAERIILAPPQNQRTPISPDFASYAKSKLENKPLVKSDVVPVPMFGYVFNFVVAQVVPHGVVRVTQNTEVVVKTEPVPESLVRIGEVHYEDIGGLKTEIQKIREMVELPIRYPELFERLGIEPPKGVLLYGAPGTGKTLLAKAVANESDANFIDISGPELVSKFVGESEERLRSMFEEAKEKAPTIIFMDEIDAIAPKREEATNEVERRMVSQLLALMDGMNSRGQVIIIGATNRPNAIDPALRRPGRFDREIEIGVPDRNSRKEIMQIHTRNMPLAKDVNIDELADLTHGYTGADITSLAREAAMSTLRRILPKIIDKRSVPNELLMSLEVTKNDFLEAFNSIQPSALREVFVERPNVHWDDVGGLDEIKEQLKEAIELPIKRPETFEHIGIRPIRGVLLVGAPGTGKTLLAKAVATERESNFISIKGPEFLSKYVGESEKAVREVFRKAKMASPCIIFIDEIDSVAFARGGDSGDSLVSERVVDTLLTEMDGLQELKNVIVIAATNRPDIIDPALLRPGRFDKIIEIPMPDARMRLAILKVHTKRMPLAKDVDLEGLAKATDGYTGAELENLAREAGMSAIRSNIDIDIKKVEVTKADFDYALTEVRPAVPKELAERIRRFKEEPENMYR, from the coding sequence ATGGTTAACGGCATAGAGCTGACAGTCGCTGGCGCACTGGTCACGGACGACGGCAGGGGCATAGCCAGGATAGACTCGAAAGCGAGGAAGCTCCTGGGCGTCATATCCGGCGATATAGTCGAGATAAAGGGCAAGCGCAGGAGCACCGCTGCCGTAGTATGGCAAGCCCACCAGCAGGACGAGGGCCTGGACTTCATACGCATAGACGGCTACATACGGCAGAACGTAGGCGTCGGCATAGGCGACAAGACGTTCGTGACAAAAGCCACTGTGAACGACGCCGAGCGGATTATACTAGCCCCGCCGCAGAACCAGCGCACGCCGATAAGCCCCGACTTCGCAAGCTACGCGAAGAGCAAGCTCGAGAACAAGCCGCTCGTGAAGAGCGACGTGGTACCAGTGCCGATGTTCGGCTATGTCTTCAACTTCGTAGTGGCGCAGGTTGTGCCGCACGGAGTGGTGAGGGTTACGCAGAACACAGAGGTGGTGGTGAAGACAGAGCCTGTGCCCGAGTCGCTCGTCAGGATAGGTGAGGTGCACTACGAGGACATAGGCGGCCTCAAGACAGAGATACAGAAGATACGGGAGATGGTTGAGCTGCCGATACGCTACCCTGAGCTGTTCGAAAGGCTGGGCATAGAGCCGCCGAAGGGCGTGCTTCTATACGGTGCGCCAGGCACAGGCAAGACGCTGCTCGCCAAAGCAGTAGCAAACGAGAGCGACGCCAACTTCATAGACATATCGGGCCCGGAGCTTGTCAGCAAGTTCGTGGGAGAGAGCGAGGAGCGCCTTAGGAGCATGTTCGAGGAAGCAAAAGAGAAGGCGCCTACCATAATCTTCATGGACGAGATTGACGCGATAGCACCGAAGCGCGAGGAAGCAACGAACGAGGTGGAGCGCCGCATGGTCTCGCAGCTGCTGGCCCTTATGGACGGGATGAATTCCCGCGGCCAGGTCATAATAATCGGCGCTACCAATAGACCGAACGCCATAGACCCGGCGTTGAGGCGCCCGGGAAGGTTCGACAGGGAGATAGAGATAGGCGTGCCGGACAGGAACTCCAGGAAGGAAATAATGCAGATACACACCAGGAACATGCCTCTCGCGAAGGATGTGAACATAGACGAGCTGGCAGACCTTACGCACGGTTATACTGGAGCTGACATAACGTCGCTCGCCAGAGAGGCTGCAATGTCGACGCTTAGGCGCATACTGCCGAAGATAATCGACAAGCGCTCGGTGCCGAACGAGCTGCTGATGAGCCTAGAAGTGACGAAGAACGATTTCCTGGAAGCCTTCAACAGCATACAGCCGAGCGCCCTCAGGGAGGTGTTCGTCGAGCGGCCGAACGTGCACTGGGACGATGTCGGAGGCCTCGACGAAATAAAGGAGCAGCTCAAGGAAGCAATAGAGCTGCCAATAAAGAGGCCCGAGACATTCGAGCACATAGGCATAAGGCCGATCAGGGGCGTACTGCTGGTTGGTGCGCCAGGCACAGGCAAGACGCTGCTCGCCAAGGCGGTAGCAACTGAGCGCGAGTCCAATTTCATATCGATAAAAGGCCCTGAGTTCCTGAGCAAGTACGTGGGCGAGAGCGAGAAGGCAGTGCGCGAGGTGTTCAGGAAAGCAAAGATGGCGTCGCCGTGCATAATATTCATAGACGAGATAGACTCAGTGGCGTTCGCGCGTGGGGGCGATTCCGGCGACTCGCTGGTATCGGAGCGCGTAGTGGACACCTTGCTGACAGAGATGGACGGGCTGCAGGAGCTCAAGAACGTCATTGTTATAGCTGCGACCAACAGGCCGGACATAATAGACCCTGCGCTGCTCAGGCCGGGCAGGTTCGACAAGATAATAGAGATACCGATGCCTGACGCGCGCATGAGGCTCGCCATACTTAAGGTGCACACGAAGCGCATGCCGTTGGCAAAGGACGTGGATCTGGAAGGGCTGGCGAAGGCGACAGACGGATATACAGGCGCGGAGCTTGAGAACCTTGCAAGAGAGGCAGGCATGAGCGCGATACGCAGCAACATAGATATCGACATAAAGAAGGTGGAAGTCACGAAAGCGGACTTCGATTACGCGCTTACTGAGGTAAGGCCGGCGGTGCCGAAGGAGTTAGCAGAGCGCATACGGCGCTTCAAGGAGGAGCCGGAGAACATGTATAGGTAG
- a CDS encoding ABC transporter permease, whose amino-acid sequence MSFIGDTFTLYKREMLIFASRMRTNVIRSIMFPLILILLLGNIGNSFQHVPIVVVNYADNPTAGSFISALQSQNTLSVIAIAPQDVAMADVSNNNAVLAVVILPGFPGHTGGAPAIDLYYSNTEVTESETALQTVESVASSYGATLQGDPPSAATPSAPPSMFSLLPLAGATSTYRTFLIGGIIIMVAAFGAMFGGGMSIITDRSLGNLKAFLITPINKNTIVLSKILSGTTQSLFSGFLALGIGLLAGAGVAMGVLGLAWIILIVSLLSLGFSALTVTIASRTSRPEIYAIFAQTITLPLWFLSGAFFPTSSLPSWIYPLSVVNPLTYAANGVRDVMMAGVYPVASAALDLSIVAAFSLIMIILAFKTFKRTI is encoded by the coding sequence ATGAGTTTCATTGGTGATACGTTTACCCTGTACAAAAGAGAGATGCTGATATTCGCAAGCAGGATGAGAACAAACGTCATTCGCTCAATAATGTTCCCGCTCATCCTGATACTCCTGCTTGGCAACATAGGCAACAGCTTCCAGCACGTGCCAATAGTTGTAGTCAATTATGCGGACAACCCTACTGCCGGATCGTTCATAAGCGCTCTCCAATCCCAGAATACACTGTCGGTTATCGCGATAGCGCCCCAGGACGTTGCGATGGCTGACGTATCGAACAACAATGCGGTGCTCGCAGTTGTGATACTACCGGGCTTCCCGGGCCATACTGGCGGAGCGCCAGCCATAGACCTATACTACAGCAACACCGAGGTAACAGAATCGGAGACCGCGCTGCAGACTGTCGAGTCTGTTGCATCTTCATACGGTGCGACCCTGCAGGGTGATCCGCCTTCTGCTGCTACGCCCTCGGCACCTCCAAGCATGTTCTCGTTGCTGCCGCTGGCAGGCGCAACAAGCACATACAGGACGTTCCTAATCGGCGGCATAATAATCATGGTGGCCGCATTCGGGGCGATGTTCGGCGGTGGAATGTCAATAATAACCGACCGTTCGCTCGGGAACCTTAAGGCTTTCCTGATAACCCCTATAAACAAGAACACAATAGTGCTGAGCAAGATACTGTCCGGTACGACGCAGTCGCTATTCTCAGGATTCCTAGCCCTCGGCATAGGGCTGCTGGCCGGAGCTGGAGTGGCGATGGGAGTGCTAGGCTTAGCGTGGATAATCCTCATAGTGTCGCTGCTGTCGCTGGGCTTCTCAGCTCTTACTGTGACTATAGCGTCTAGGACTTCGAGGCCCGAGATTTATGCAATATTCGCGCAGACCATAACGCTTCCGCTGTGGTTCCTTTCGGGGGCCTTCTTCCCAACCTCGTCTCTGCCGTCGTGGATATACCCTCTGAGCGTTGTCAACCCGCTCACCTATGCCGCAAACGGGGTGCGCGATGTCATGATGGCCGGCGTATATCCCGTTGCATCAGCCGCGCTTGATCTGTCTATAGTAGCGGCGTTCAGCCTGATAATGATAATCCTTGCATTCAAGACGTTCAAGAGGACGATATGA
- the rpsJ gene encoding 30S ribosomal protein S10, producing the protein MVGVAVIKLSSISQKAADSVMQQIKTIAMSAGVKFSGPVPLPTKHISHTTRKAPGADGSHTYEKWELRVHKRLIQLYANDQALRQVMRIPVPDTVQIEISLS; encoded by the coding sequence ATGGTTGGCGTAGCTGTTATAAAGCTCTCGAGCATCTCCCAGAAGGCTGCCGATTCGGTGATGCAGCAGATAAAGACGATAGCTATGTCAGCTGGCGTGAAGTTCTCCGGGCCGGTGCCGTTGCCTACCAAGCACATCAGCCATACCACAAGGAAGGCTCCTGGCGCAGATGGCAGCCACACCTACGAGAAGTGGGAGCTCAGGGTGCACAAGCGCCTCATACAGCTCTACGCGAACGACCAGGCGCTCAGGCAGGTGATGCGCATCCCCGTGCCCGATACGGTGCAGATAGAGATAAGCCTGAGCTGA
- a CDS encoding 30S ribosomal protein S6e: protein MVYSDKKTGRSAQAEITDEMKPLLLNRRIGDVVDGAVIGLSGYKLQITGGSDKSGFPMDASLQGSGKRSMLSQAKRSGRDKGVRTRRTVAGSMVSENTEQVNAVIVEYGAKSIDEVLPKKEKPAGEAQEAKQ, encoded by the coding sequence ATGGTATATTCCGACAAGAAGACTGGAAGGAGCGCACAGGCAGAGATTACTGATGAGATGAAGCCGTTGCTTCTGAACAGGAGGATAGGCGACGTGGTGGATGGCGCGGTGATAGGCCTGAGCGGCTACAAGCTGCAGATAACCGGCGGCTCGGACAAGAGCGGCTTCCCGATGGATGCGTCGCTGCAGGGCTCCGGCAAGAGGAGCATGCTCAGCCAGGCCAAGAGATCGGGCCGCGACAAGGGGGTAAGGACGCGCAGGACGGTCGCAGGCTCGATGGTAAGCGAGAACACCGAGCAGGTCAACGCAGTCATAGTAGAGTATGGCGCGAAGAGCATAGACGAGGTTCTCCCGAAGAAGGAGAAGCCGGCCGGCGAGGCACAGGAGGCAAAACAGTAG
- the tuf gene encoding translation elongation factor EF-1 subunit alpha — protein MVEKPHLNLIFIGHVDHGKSTTVGRLLYETGVITQRDIDRYKEITQQLNRPTFEFAFVMDQLKEERERGITIDIMHRDFNTPKYYFTIIDAPGHRDFVKNMITGASQADAAVLVVSAADGPQAQTREHAILANVLGIGQLIIGINKMDAANYDQTKYEATAKAVKDLLKSLGYKNVDTMKAVPYSALQGDNIAKKSEKMAWYNGPTLLEALDTLTVPPKPTDKPLRLPIQDVYSISGFGTVPVGRVETGTVKPGDQVIIMPSGVKVEVKSIEMHHQQLQKAEPGDNIGFNVKGVEKKDIKRGDVVGSTSNPPTVASEFTAQIIVLHHQNVIARGYTPVFHIHTAQLACTISDILEKKDPKTGQTLEKNPETIKTGDIAIVKIKPTKNICVEKFSDFPPLGRFAIRDMGETVGAGVILDVTPATQAK, from the coding sequence ATGGTAGAAAAACCGCACCTTAATCTGATCTTCATAGGGCACGTGGACCACGGAAAGTCAACCACCGTAGGGCGCCTGCTCTACGAGACCGGCGTGATAACGCAGAGGGACATCGACAGGTACAAGGAGATAACGCAGCAGCTCAACAGGCCCACATTCGAGTTCGCATTCGTCATGGACCAGCTCAAGGAGGAGCGCGAGCGCGGAATAACCATAGACATCATGCACAGGGACTTCAACACTCCCAAGTACTACTTCACGATAATAGACGCGCCTGGCCACAGGGACTTCGTCAAGAACATGATAACCGGAGCGAGCCAGGCCGATGCGGCTGTGCTCGTGGTCAGCGCCGCCGACGGCCCACAGGCCCAGACGAGGGAGCACGCCATACTGGCCAACGTCCTCGGCATAGGGCAGCTGATAATAGGTATCAACAAGATGGATGCCGCGAACTACGATCAGACCAAGTACGAGGCCACGGCCAAGGCGGTCAAGGACCTGCTGAAGAGCCTCGGCTACAAGAACGTCGACACAATGAAGGCGGTGCCATACTCTGCGCTCCAGGGCGATAACATAGCCAAGAAGAGCGAGAAGATGGCATGGTACAACGGCCCGACGCTCCTTGAGGCGCTGGACACGCTGACAGTGCCTCCAAAGCCGACAGACAAGCCGCTCAGGCTGCCGATCCAGGACGTTTACAGCATATCAGGTTTCGGCACGGTGCCGGTCGGCAGGGTAGAGACCGGAACGGTAAAGCCCGGCGACCAGGTGATCATAATGCCCAGCGGAGTAAAGGTCGAAGTAAAGAGCATAGAGATGCACCACCAGCAGCTGCAGAAGGCCGAGCCTGGTGACAACATAGGCTTCAACGTAAAAGGCGTCGAGAAGAAGGACATAAAGCGCGGCGACGTGGTCGGCTCGACGAGCAACCCGCCGACAGTTGCTTCTGAATTCACCGCGCAGATAATAGTGCTCCACCACCAGAATGTCATAGCCAGGGGCTACACGCCTGTCTTCCACATCCACACGGCCCAGCTTGCATGCACAATCTCAGACATACTTGAGAAGAAGGATCCCAAGACCGGCCAGACGCTCGAGAAGAATCCAGAGACTATCAAGACTGGCGACATAGCCATTGTGAAGATAAAGCCTACAAAGAACATCTGCGTGGAGAAGTTCAGCGACTTCCCGCCGCTCGGCAGGTTCGCTATAAGGGACATGGGCGAGACGGTTGGCGCCGGCGTGATACTGGATGTCACGCCTGCTACACAGGCGAAGTGA